CTTCGCCTCGCGTCCTGCCATCGCCGCCGCGCGGAGAGGTGTCGATGTCCGGGGTGGAATTCGCCTATCCGGGACGCTCGGACCTGCCGGCGCTGAAGGGCTTTTCGCTTACGGTGCGGCCAGGCGAGACGGTTGCGCTGGTGGGGCCGTCGGGTGCGGGCAAATCCACGGTGTTCCGCCTGCTGCTGCGCTTCTACGACCCGAACTCCGGCTTGGTCTCGGTCGACGGCGTCGATGTGCGCGACGCCGATCCGGTGGAGGTGCGCAACCGCTTCGCCTGGGTGTCGCAGGAGACGCCGCTGTTCTCCGGCTCGGCCTTGGAGAACATCCGCTTCGGGCGCGAGGCGACGACGTTGGACGAGGCGCGCGACGTCGCCGGCAAGGCTCAGGCGCTGGGCTTCATCGACGCCCTGCCGCAGGGCTTCGACACCCCGCTGGGCGAGCGGGGCCGCAGCCTGTCGGGCGGACAGCGCCAGCGGATGGCGATCGCGCGGGCTCTGGTGCGCGACGCGCCGATCCTGCTGCTGGACGAGGCCACTTCAGCGCTGGACGCCGAAAGCGAGCGGCTGGTGCAGGCGGCGCTGGACCAGGCGATGGAAGAGCGCACCACACTGGTCATCGCTCACCGGCTGGCGACGGTGCTGCGCGCCGACCGCATCGTGGTCATGGAAGACGGCGCGGTGGTGGAAGAGGGGACGCACGCCGAGCTTACGGCGCGCGGCGGCCTGTATGCACGGCTGGCCGAGCTTCAGTTCCGTGGCGGCTGAGCGGCCGCGACCACGATGGCTGGAAAGTCGCTGAACACCGCGTCCACATCCGCGTCGAGGATGGCTGCCGCATAGGCGGCAAGATCGCCGTGGGCGGCCGGATCGCTTCCGCGCCGGCGCTCCAGCGGCAGGAAGACGTTTTCGGCGCGCAGGGTCCAGACAACCACCTTCAGGCCTGCCGCGTGCGCGTGCCCGACAAGGGCGCTTTGCGCCTGCGACCGGCCGGCGGCGTCTCGCGGCAGGACCAGCGTCGCCTCCGGAGCGATCCAGTCGGCATAGCGACGGATCGCCGCCAGCCCTTCCGGCGTGATCATCTGCGCATAGGCTTGAGCTGGTCTGTCGAACGGCGCGCCGGATGCGGCGACCAGCTGAACCAGAGGCGCGTCGATCTGCGCCGCGAGCCGCTCCAGCGGGCCGACCTCGAAGCACTGGATCAGGATCGGCGCATCCGCGCCCGTAAGGTTCAGCCGCTTCATCTCGGCAAGGAACGCCTGTTCCATGTCCAGGCCCAGCGACGCGAAATAGGAGGGATGCTTAAGCTCGGGCGCCACAAGGATCATCCGGCCGGCCCGGGCCGAACCCTCCTGCGCGATGGCCACGACCTCGTCGAACGTCAGGATCGGCTCGCGGTCGTTATGGGCGACATTGCCCGGCCTGAGCTGTGGCAGCCGCTCACGCGCCTTCAGCGTCTTCAACTCTGCCAGCGTGAAGTCCTCGGTGAACCAGCCCGTGGTCTCGACGCCGTCGATCATGCGGGTGGTGCGCCGGCTCGCGAACTCGGGCCGTTCGGCAACGTCCGTCGTGCCGCCGATCTCGTTCTCGTGGCGCACGATCAGCGCACCGTCTCGGCTCATCACCAGATCGGGTTCGATGACATGGGCGCCTTGCTCGATCGCCAGCGCATAGGCCGCGCGGGTGTGCTCGGGCCGCTCGCCAGAGGCGCCCCGGTGGGCGATGACCAGGGGCGTCCTGGCGAGGGTCTCGGACATGGCGGGCGTTCCTGTCAGCAGGAGCGCGGCAAGAACGGCGCGGATCACGCCGCTCGTCTACATGCCGACCGCGACGCGCCCGTGACGGTTCAGCTCGCCTGCAGCACCTTGCGCAGCTGCGGATGCAGGTCGGGATTGGCGGCGAGGATGCTTGAGCCGGTCTTGGCATCGCCGTCCTGGTCGATGGTGGTGACCAGGCCGCCGGCCTCGGTGACGAACAGCAGGCCGGCCGCCACGTCCCAGGGCTTCAGGTTGCGCTCATAATAGGCGTCATACCGCCCGGCGGCGACCCAGGCGAAATCCAGCGCGGCCGAGCCGAGCCGGCGGATGCCGGCGACGCGCTGGCCGATGGCGTGGATGTCCTTGATGGCCTGGGCATGGCCGGTCTTGCCGATGAAGGGCAGGCCGGTGGCGATCAGGCTTTCCGACAGGTCCTTGCGGCCGGCCACGCGGATGCGGGCGTCGTTCAGGTAGCAGCCCTTGCCTTTTTCGGCCCAGAACAGCTCGTTCATGACCGGGTTGTAGGTGACGCCCGCGACGATCTCGGACGAGCCGTCGGGCGCGCGGCGCTCCAGCCCCACCGTGATGGCGAAGTGGGGCATGGCGTGCATGAAGTTGGTGGTGCCATCGATCGGGTCGACGATCCAGGTGTGCGACTTGTCCGTGCCCTCGATCATGCCGCGCTCTTCGCCCAGGAAGCCGTAGCCGGGGCGGGCCTTCATCAGCAGTTCGTAGAGTGTGTCCTCGGCCTTCAGATCGGCGGCGGTGACGAAATCGCCGGGGCCTTTGCGCGAGACCTGCAGCTGCGACACCTCGCCGAAGTCGCGCAGCATCGGGCGGGCGGTCTTGCGGACCGCGTCGATCATCACTTGCAGCAGGGCGGAGGCGAGGGCCATGGCGGAACTCAGTGGCGAGTGGCTGGTGACGAGTGGCGAGCAGGAATACGGCGGCGAGGCGGGTGACCGACTGGCTCAATCTCTCGCCACCCGCCACACGTCACTCGCCGCTTTGACCTTAGTCCGCGCGGCGGACGTATTCGCCGGTGGCGGTGTCGACGACGATGCGCTCGCCGGCGGACATGTAGGGCGGGATCATGATGCGCACGCCGTTGGAGGCGGTGGCGGGCTTGTAGGACGAGGAGGCCGTCTGGCCCTTCACCGTGGGCTCGGTCTCGGCGACTTCCAGCACGACCTGGTCGGGCAGGGACAGGCCGATCGGGCGATCTTCGTGGCTTTCGATGACCACCTTCATGCCTTCTTGCAGGTAAGGGATGCGGTCCTCGCCGACCCAGTCCTTTTGCAGCTCGATCTGCTCGTAGGACGCGTCGTCCATGAAGACCAGGCTGTCGCCGTTGTCGAACAGGTAGGAATAGTCCTTCTGCTCCAGCGTCACGCGCTCGACCTTGTCTTCCGAGCGGAAGCGTTCGTTCAGCTTGTTGCCGGTCTCGAGGTTCTTGGCCTCGACGTTGGCGAAGGCGCCGCCCTTGCCGGGCTTGACGTGGCTGGCCTTGGTGACGACCCACAGGCCGCCGTTCACTTGCAGGACCATGCCGGGCTTGATGGTGTTGCCGTTGATCTTCATGGGGTCACATCGAGGAAAGGAGAGGCGCGCGCCCGTCGTCGCGACGGCGCGTCAAATCGGCCGCGATCCCTAGAGGAAGCCCCGTCAAAGGGCAAGGCGGCCCCGCCGGAGCCGCCCGCCTGCGATCACTTGGCCGCGTCGTCGGCCTTGTTGGCCAAGGCGACGCCGGCGCCGCGCGGGGCGGCCAGCTTGCCGGCGAGTTCGTCCAGCTTGCGCGCCTCATGGGCGAAGGCCGCGGCGAGCCCTGCGCTGGTCATGGCGGCGGCGACCTGCACGGCCAGGGTGGCCGGGCGATAAGCCAGCCACACCGCATTGACCGCCTGAGCGGCCGCCCACAGGCCCATGGCGCTTCGCCGCTCTGGCCGATCGGGCGCGTTCCATACCCGCACAGCCGACAGGGTCGTCGCCGAGAACACCGCGGGCAGGATCATGCTGAGCGGACCCTTGGGACGTTCGGTGGTCGGCTTGGCGTTCTTGCGCAGGTGCTTCAGCTTGGTCGTCGGCGGCTTGATCGCCTGGGTGGCCAAGAGCGTCGCCAGTATGGCGAAGCCCGCCGTGATGGCGATGCCCGTCGCCACATGGGTGGTCGAGCGGCCCTCGCTGTTCAGGAAGTCCACGGCGCGGTCGCGCACCTCGTCCACGGCGTCGTCGATAGTGGTCATGCCAGCCCTCTTAAGCGTTGCCCTAAGAATGGCCGGCTTCCGCCACGGTTCCGGGCCTTTCAGCCGTCGAGTTCGGGATAGTGGCGGAATATGCCCTCTTCGTTGAAGGGGATGCGGCGTTCGCTGGACAGATAGGCGGCGATGCGCGGCAGGGCGGCGACGCGGTCGCGGACCTGCAACACGCCCGGCGTCCGCTGCAGCACGCGCGCTGTCGCTGTCGGAAAGGCGTAGCGCAAGCCTTCCACCACCTGGAACAGCGACAGGTCGGCGTAGGTGAGATCGCGCCCCACCAGCCAGCCCGAGCCGGTGGCGTTGCGCGTCAGAACGCGTTCGGCCCAGGTCAGGAACTTCTCTATCCGCGCCTCTCGAAAGCCCTTGGCGCGGCGGGCGGCCTCCGGCCTCTGCTCGTCGTAGTAGGCCATCATGTCGACCGGGTGGTGGGTATCGTGCGCCTCCGCCACAAGGTCGGCAAAGGTCAGCTGAATCTGGTTCAGCCAGGCGCGGTCGGTGTCGCCAGCGGGCGCCAGGTTCAGCTGCGGCCCGATCCAGGCCAGAATGGCGGCGGTCTGGCCGATCGTGCGGTCGCCCAGCTTCAGAAACGGCGGCGCGAAGGCGGGAAAGGGCGCGTCCTCGATCAGCCGCTGCATCGCCTTGCCGCCGT
The genomic region above belongs to Brevundimonas sp. PAMC22021 and contains:
- a CDS encoding glycerophosphodiester phosphodiesterase family protein, whose translation is MSETLARTPLVIAHRGASGERPEHTRAAYALAIEQGAHVIEPDLVMSRDGALIVRHENEIGGTTDVAERPEFASRRTTRMIDGVETTGWFTEDFTLAELKTLKARERLPQLRPGNVAHNDREPILTFDEVVAIAQEGSARAGRMILVAPELKHPSYFASLGLDMEQAFLAEMKRLNLTGADAPILIQCFEVGPLERLAAQIDAPLVQLVAASGAPFDRPAQAYAQMITPEGLAAIRRYADWIAPEATLVLPRDAAGRSQAQSALVGHAHAAGLKVVVWTLRAENVFLPLERRRGSDPAAHGDLAAYAAAILDADVDAVFSDFPAIVVAAAQPPRN
- a CDS encoding tryptophan-rich sensory protein, translated to MTTIDDAVDEVRDRAVDFLNSEGRSTTHVATGIAITAGFAILATLLATQAIKPPTTKLKHLRKNAKPTTERPKGPLSMILPAVFSATTLSAVRVWNAPDRPERRSAMGLWAAAQAVNAVWLAYRPATLAVQVAAAMTSAGLAAAFAHEARKLDELAGKLAAPRGAGVALANKADDAAK
- a CDS encoding inositol monophosphatase family protein, producing the protein MALASALLQVMIDAVRKTARPMLRDFGEVSQLQVSRKGPGDFVTAADLKAEDTLYELLMKARPGYGFLGEERGMIEGTDKSHTWIVDPIDGTTNFMHAMPHFAITVGLERRAPDGSSEIVAGVTYNPVMNELFWAEKGKGCYLNDARIRVAGRKDLSESLIATGLPFIGKTGHAQAIKDIHAIGQRVAGIRRLGSAALDFAWVAAGRYDAYYERNLKPWDVAAGLLFVTEAGGLVTTIDQDGDAKTGSSILAANPDLHPQLRKVLQAS
- a CDS encoding glutathione S-transferase is translated as MAYELYYWPTIQGRGEFVRLALEAAGPDYVDVSRQDGGKAMQRLIEDAPFPAFAPPFLKLGDRTIGQTAAILAWIGPQLNLAPAGDTDRAWLNQIQLTFADLVAEAHDTHHPVDMMAYYDEQRPEAARRAKGFREARIEKFLTWAERVLTRNATGSGWLVGRDLTYADLSLFQVVEGLRYAFPTATARVLQRTPGVLQVRDRVAALPRIAAYLSSERRIPFNEEGIFRHYPELDG
- the efp gene encoding elongation factor P; translation: MKINGNTIKPGMVLQVNGGLWVVTKASHVKPGKGGAFANVEAKNLETGNKLNERFRSEDKVERVTLEQKDYSYLFDNGDSLVFMDDASYEQIELQKDWVGEDRIPYLQEGMKVVIESHEDRPIGLSLPDQVVLEVAETEPTVKGQTASSSYKPATASNGVRIMIPPYMSAGERIVVDTATGEYVRRAD